A window of the Gammaproteobacteria bacterium genome harbors these coding sequences:
- the mnhG gene encoding monovalent cation/H(+) antiporter subunit G has protein sequence MEMVLDYLSAALLLLGSFFVVIGGIGVLRMPDVFTRMHAAGLTDTMGSFFILTGLMLQAGISGVTLRLIMILGFLWFTSPVATHALAKAALHGKVEPAVHDDEGGD, from the coding sequence ATGGAGATGGTTCTCGACTACCTCAGCGCCGCACTCCTGTTGCTCGGCAGCTTTTTCGTGGTCATCGGCGGCATCGGCGTCCTGCGCATGCCCGATGTCTTCACGCGCATGCACGCGGCCGGACTCACCGACACCATGGGCAGCTTCTTCATCCTCACCGGGCTCATGCTGCAGGCCGGGATCAGCGGCGTGACCCTGAGGCTGATCATGATTCTGGGCTTTCTCTGGTTCACCAGCCCGGTGGCGACCCATGCGCTCGCCAAGGCCGCCCTGCACGGCAAGGTCGAGCCCGCCGTGCACGACGACGAGGGAGGAGACTGA
- a CDS encoding DUF4040 domain-containing protein: MESVVDLALLGLLAVTAFGVLHLRNLVAVVMLMGIYSFLSAALFVVLDAVDVAFTEVAVGAGVSTILALGTLALVGTRQKRHAKSPIIPLLIVLVTGGMLVYGTYDLPRWGQPDNPVHGHVAPEYLEMHVPLAGEEGEVLEVHIPNIVTTVLASYRGYDTLGETTVVFAAMVGVLTLFVGSRRPRRTRGSPADDDGGDGAS, translated from the coding sequence GTGGAATCCGTCGTCGACCTCGCACTCCTCGGACTGCTGGCCGTGACCGCGTTCGGCGTCCTGCACCTGCGCAATCTCGTTGCCGTGGTGATGCTGATGGGAATCTACAGCTTCCTGTCGGCCGCCCTGTTCGTGGTGCTCGACGCGGTGGACGTGGCATTCACCGAAGTAGCGGTGGGCGCCGGCGTGTCCACCATCCTGGCGCTCGGGACGCTGGCGCTGGTGGGAACCCGGCAGAAGCGCCACGCGAAGTCACCCATCATCCCGCTGCTGATCGTGCTGGTCACCGGCGGCATGCTGGTGTACGGCACCTACGATCTGCCACGATGGGGCCAGCCCGACAACCCGGTCCACGGCCACGTGGCTCCCGAGTACCTGGAGATGCACGTGCCCCTCGCCGGTGAAGAGGGCGAGGTGCTCGAGGTGCACATCCCGAATATCGTCACCACGGTCCTGGCCAGCTACCGCGGCTACGACACGCTGGGCGAGACCACCGTCGTCTTCGCGGCCATGGTGGGGGTGCTGACCCTGTTCGTGGGGAGCCGCCGGCCGCGCCGAACGCGAGGGTCGCCTGCGGACGACGATGGCGGGGACGGAGCGTCATGA
- a CDS encoding monovalent cation/H+ antiporter complex subunit F: MVVGASIAVLVTMAMAMARALLGPTVYDRVLAVNMFGTKTVLTIALIGFFTGRPEFLDLALAYGLLNFIGTIAVLKFFQFGSLGASGPHPGETESG; encoded by the coding sequence ATGGTGGTCGGCGCCTCGATCGCGGTCCTGGTCACGATGGCCATGGCGATGGCCCGGGCGCTCCTCGGCCCCACCGTGTACGACCGGGTCCTGGCGGTCAACATGTTCGGCACCAAGACCGTCCTCACCATCGCGCTCATCGGCTTCTTCACGGGACGGCCCGAGTTCCTGGACCTGGCGCTCGCGTACGGGCTTCTCAACTTCATCGGCACGATCGCGGTGCTGAAGTTCTTTCAGTTCGGTAGTCTGGGAGCCTCGGGGCCGCACCCGGGCGAGACGGAGTCCGGCTGA
- the lptE gene encoding LPS assembly lipoprotein LptE — protein sequence MKRPAQAIPALVPTLPRVVLGAALLSMVLLSGCNYSFRGGSFPDHIRSLAILPFENETGLFEITQEIHQFLLREVPRGLGVNQGAEENADAILRGTISRYDLRTPNFRAGQAGAGPEVLQRQVSISLQVELIDVVNNEILWENGGLSAQGQFLEASETEEVAREEAIERLAQLIIDGAQSTW from the coding sequence ATGAAACGTCCCGCCCAGGCGATTCCCGCTCTCGTGCCGACTCTCCCGCGCGTGGTGTTGGGAGCCGCGCTTCTGTCCATGGTGCTGCTGTCGGGCTGCAACTACAGCTTTCGCGGGGGCAGCTTTCCGGATCATATCCGGAGCCTGGCCATCCTTCCGTTCGAAAACGAGACCGGCCTCTTCGAGATCACCCAGGAGATCCACCAGTTCCTGCTGCGCGAGGTCCCCAGGGGTCTGGGCGTCAACCAGGGTGCGGAAGAGAACGCGGATGCCATCCTGCGCGGCACCATCAGCCGTTACGACCTCCGGACCCCCAACTTTCGTGCCGGACAGGCGGGCGCCGGCCCCGAGGTGCTGCAGCGCCAGGTGAGCATCAGCCTTCAGGTCGAGCTGATCGACGTGGTCAACAACGAGATCCTGTGGGAGAACGGAGGACTGAGCGCGCAGGGGCAGTTCCTGGAAGCGTCCGAGACCGAGGAAGTGGCGCGCGAAGAGGCGATCGAACGACTGGCCCAGCTGATCATTGACGGGGCACAGTCCACTTGGTAG
- a CDS encoding Na+/H+ antiporter subunit E yields MTQRPVARVAGLCLLWYAMWLLMSGHYTNLLLSLGAASVVGVALLVTRMLLPDREGAPFHIVPGLLFYLPWLVVEVFKSNLAVARVILSPRLPIRPRVVDFQGHQKTDLGRFIYANSITLTPGTITVRLDAEGFRIHALTREALDGTEEGEMDRRVCRLEGAS; encoded by the coding sequence TTGACCCAACGTCCCGTCGCGCGCGTAGCCGGCCTGTGCCTGTTGTGGTACGCCATGTGGCTGCTCATGTCGGGACACTACACGAACTTGCTTCTCAGCCTGGGCGCGGCCTCGGTCGTGGGCGTGGCGCTGCTGGTGACGAGGATGCTGCTACCCGACAGGGAAGGGGCGCCGTTCCACATCGTCCCGGGGCTCCTTTTCTATCTGCCCTGGCTCGTCGTCGAGGTCTTCAAGTCGAACCTCGCCGTGGCCCGCGTGATCCTCTCGCCCCGGCTTCCCATCCGGCCCCGGGTGGTGGATTTCCAGGGGCACCAGAAAACCGATCTTGGGCGCTTCATCTACGCCAACTCCATCACCCTGACGCCGGGCACCATCACGGTCCGCCTCGACGCCGAGGGATTCCGCATCCACGCCCTGACCAGGGAAGCGCTGGACGGCACCGAGGAAGGCGAGATGGACCGTCGCGTGTGCCGCCTGGAGGGCGCATCATGA